tttcccacagcattgtgggtgttaaaatacaattaaattcctgaaagcacgcatccaagctatactgcacaaaaccagaaagttagtatccatgctgaaatgttcagtatactgaggtggacccaaaaagtgcccactgaaaagtctgcactccttactgaactgtggcttctCGGAAAGGGCCACTGACCGGTtcgatctgctctgttcagcttAATGCAGCAggctccttcaaaataaacaccTGTATTTGGAGCGGAGTGGCGCTGCTTGCACGCTCCAGAGACGGTGCATGCCAGATTGTGTACACAATCATTGACTGACCAACAATGTACCAACATTGTTCCCTTAAAGACGCTTTGGTTTTGGGTCAACATGAAACCTTTCTACTGGCATAGGGATTGTCTGAGGCAATTTGAACTATGTTTTGGACAAGCTGCAGCTCATTTCTCTCCCTAAAAATGAGGAAGTGTGAAGTGGGATAttagaggaaaagaaagaaatacgcAGATGTTAAAGCTGCTCACAGTTTAATATGTGCTGAGACTGTTTATCATAAAATTGGTTTGCCTTGGTATGCCTTTTTCAAAGCtatctgttgtgtgttttgtttttaaatacaaaacttaTTTACCTGAAACaagaacatatttattttaataatttattgGAGATATTATTATTCAATCATTTTATTATCCTCTAGTTCATAATTAACATTGTTGTGCCCACCTACAGATGTAGATACCATTATAGACACCTTTAATATGTGTTACACTGAGTCGTATCAAAAGTTAGACATTATGATGTTCCAAACCTAAAAAAGGCCTTGTTAATTTAGCTTGGAAAATGAGCAGCGTTTCATAAAGCAGAGTCAGGTCAGCAGACTCCCATGTGACAGCACACCGCCTGGATTAGCTGCTGTAAGCCTATTTAAGAGGTTTGGACTAGGTGGGCCAGCACAGACTACATGTCACTCCCTGCACACAGCCACACAGGGTGGCTTTCCTGGATCTGAGAGGTCACAGGTCTTCAACAGACCTAGATCCCTGCTGGAGTGTCCTTGAGCCACACAGACGCTCGTGTTTAATCCGGTGAATTCCtgaatttaaatgttgcttTACTAACGCAGAAAATTCAaacagtaaaatacaaaaagaaaacctaTTTCTTCCCATTTCTGAGTTACAGCATGAGGTTGAACCATGAAAAACTCTTAGCCTTAATACAATGAAAATGAAtgagttgaaaaaaataaatagtcctGCACTTGCTATCCAGCTATTGATACCTGAACAGTTTTTGTACCATGCTGTAAACGTGCTTATTTCTACTGGGAACATTGGCATTTATATGTGGGTCCTAATGGAGATTCACTCCATTAGGACCCACATTGTCATTTTTCCAACTAGGTACTGTAGGTGTAATGAGCTGTCCCATAAACAACCAATAcatatgtttgtgttctttaGTGGTGACAATATCGATTTGGCAATACTTCATTTAAAGCAAAGGAACAGCAGCCAGGCCTATATAAAAGAATTCCACTGTCTCAATTAATACCTGTTCAATTTTAGCGATGTGACACAAAACTTTGCCATTTGCGGTAGGCTTAGAAAACACCCTCATAGTCCCTTAGACAAAATATCAAAGACAGTCAGGAAATGCTGTtatgttgtgatttttattcAACAAGATAACAAACAGTGGCCAACAGTATCAGAGCaaacagaaattaaacaaaataaaaaggttttaatgTGTCGAGTTTAGATACTGTCAAGAACCGCAGCTCCTAGGCCACTATCTGTTCACATCTTCTTGCCCTCCTGCGGCTCTGCGTAGCCGTCCGGCTGCAGCAGTGGGCTGAACCGCAGGAGCGGCAGGTCAACAGGGGGGGGGCACTCCTTCAGTTGAGGCCAACCCTCCCTGAAGCTCCAGGCAGGCGGGGGAGGAGGCAGAGGTGTCAGGTCAGGGTCACCTTCATGACGgtgatggttgttgttgttgttgttggggtcATGATGAGAGATGTTGCTGTGGCAACGGACAAGAAAATCCCCTTGGTGGTGACGGTGATAGAGCGTGCCGGCCGCCGCCAACAGCAACAGGATGAGGCAGCTGAGCAGGAAGGAGAGCACGTAGACAACTTTAGTCTCAGAGGACAGACCTGAGCTGcaacctgcacaaacacaacagggtACGAGAAGACGTTCACATtgggatgttttattttgttcaggTTTAAATTAAGCACAATGGTTgcttttttaattcatcacaatcAATCAAAAAGCTGCGGCTGTCTGAGGAGCAGAGTGATCACAACAAAAACTGCTCCAGCTACTCTGatgagacatttaaaaggttacccCGGTATTTTTAAACCAAGGCCCCCTTTTTACAAATTTACAAAGTTAAACTGACCAACAGGTACAAAACATTTTGGACTTGCTGCAATAGATTACTTAAGCCTGCTGAATGGCAAAAGTCTGTATTGGATGCAACACAATCCTGTGAGGAAATCACTTCTAATCAAAGTCCATCAACTTTCACAGGCTCTGATTATCTTTAATGTCTTATACTATTAACATAGGATCCCTACAGAAAAAAGgacaccagactccatttacaaaaacagtaattttaCATTGCAAAACGTAAGTTTGCTGGTCTACATCTGCCTTTATTGGTTATGTTTTGCGGGTTATTGTGTGTCAAACATATATCgtgttaacattttaaaacacttaagtcaataacacaaacatattaCGTATTTTCATTGCCCGGTCTAATTAACCAACAGAGATTCAGTTGTAGTCATTACAGTGTGTTTCACTGACGCTGACTGAATCTATTTGGGTAAATTCAAAACTTATTGTGCCCTTTTGTTATTTTGACCCCAGAAAACCCAAAAATAAGGCCCAGGTTACAAAATGACTGAGTTTCCACATCAGAGCACCCATACCTGCTTCCTTCACATCTGCACAGACAGATCCTCCTGTTCCAAAGCGGGATGCATCCCTAAAGCCGGACCTGCAGCGGCATTCATATGTACCAAAGTGGTTCTTACAGTCTGCATTAACGTCACACATGACCAGCTGAGTCCCACACTCATTTACATCTGAAACACATGTTGAAAGAAATACAGAGAGACCACATATTTGTATACAGAAATTCCTACGGTATCTTACAAAAATTATCCAGCTTTCTGAGCCGTCGCCTAGAAATGCAATGCATTCCTACACTTTTACATGTAAatacatgtgtatatattaaacttacatttaaatttaaatgcatGTGTATGCTATATTGTTTAAGATTTAAGGATTAAGCTGGATTCAGACAGTCCTTCTGTTTGGGTCCATGTTTCTTAATTATACAATCGTTCTCGTTCAATGGAGTAAAATCTGCATACCTGCAATCGACATGGACATGATGACTCCCATCTCTGCTCTCCCTCTGATGTTGATGGATGTGGTAGTGAGTTGGTGCAGAGAGTCGACCGACCTGCGCAGCTGAAGATCCCCTGGTCTCTGTCTGATCTGCAGCCAGAGGATGCACAGCGCCCCAACACTTATCCTGCACATACAACACAGATGTAATATATTTGAATTTCAAAACTAACATTTAGGAGAAAAACTAACACTGCTTCAGGTCAAATTTAAGCAGGATGGAAAacttatttcacaaaaacatttattcatgatttctcttttcttgCATCTGTCATCACATCTTAAGTGAGAGGTAACTACTGAAGGAAAGAGGAACATTGGGCACACACCTTTTTACTCTtttaaaagagacagacagcagtGAGTGCAGAGCCTCCAGCTTCTTGATGACctacgcaaaaaaaaaaaaaatatccagctTAAAACTTGATCCATTGAATACAGCACCTTTGATGTATTTTCATCCCCCTACCAGAGCCTTTATTGGTTGCTGGAGGGACATGGACAGCTTCTCCGAAGACTCCTCCAAGTCCTGCTGAAAATGTACTTCAACGGCCACCTCAAACAGGTGATCTGTCAGAGTACCAATACGAAGAATCAACAGCTACACACTGAAAACTGCCGTGTAATCAACATTACAAGCTTCTAGAAATATATTAACAgggacattttaaaatactttaacaacccatgtatttacatttaattattacCATTagtgaaatgtgtgtttcatttgcatACCACAGACTTTTGGGATTGAAGTTTATTCTGGGCATATTGAAAGGTCTTGTTAAGTGCAAACAGTCAAAAAAGACTCACCACCAGGAAGATGTGCTATTTCAGAGTGATTTCTACTGTTGTCTacaggacagaaacacaaagacaaacacattaaagactACTCGCAAATCTGCTTTATATGTTGACAAAGGCTTTGGGGTACACCAATGTTGACCAGTGTGTAatgtcccaaaaataaataaaccaagcAGAGAAATGGCTCAGGTTTCCAAACTAATATAAACCTCATAAATATTTTTGATGTACTCACAGTTTCCTCTGTGGTCGGACAGCTGCTCCACCATGTTTGGGTGAGGGTGAGTGGGCTCAGGCTCCTCTGGTTCTGGTCcctcagagggaggagggggctggtCCGAGGCCAGACTGACCACCTTCCTGTTCTCCTCCTCAGACACCACAGCTTCTTCTGGCTGTTGTGAATCTGTCTCGATATTCAACTGTATCGTTGTTGGTGCTCGGGTGGGCTGACTGATTTGGTTGTGCTGTGAAGACTCAGCCGGTTCAGACTGGTCTGAAGAGTCAGCACCTCGTCCTGATCTTGAGCTCTCCTGTGTGGATGTCAGCACTGTGGGCCCGGCTGTGATCGGATGTATGTGGCTGTAGTTCACCAAGGCCCGCTGCTGATGTTCATCCACCTGAGTAAATGATAAaggctgaaataaaagaaaaagaccatttaaaaaaatactctgaCATATTTATAGCAGATGAGAAGAAAATGCTTAACCATAGATTCAGCAaaagctaaaaaagaaaagttaattGGAGACTGATttatgattaaataaataaaaactccaAGTGAGTATTGGGTCATATGCCAACTGCTGCAACCTTTAAGTTGTATTGGTATTTGTCAATACATATTTCCCACCTCAGTGTCTGTCTGCTCCTTTTCCTCCCAGGGCAGCTCAGGCGTCGTGTCTGCATATTGATCATAATCATAAATCTGATCTGGATTTACTCTTTGAGAATAGTCCTGTGAATCCAACTCCAGATGTTCTCGGTTCATTTCAAATTCATTGGCTCCGGCAGACGGTTctaacttcctgtttctcagCGTGAACTCCTGCAGCGGGTCGTAAACCACCGGTGGTCCAAACGCCTGGTAGCGTCCGGTGAAGCCCCTGTAGGGTGAGCCGGGTCGACCCCCAATCAGCAGCACCACATACAGAGTGTTTGAGAATGACGTGAACTTGGCTTCCTTCCAACACTTCTGCAGGACTTTGTGACCTGGAATGAGTCCGACGGGCTCATCCACGTGGACCTGGTCCTGTTTGAGGTGGCAGGTGTCATCAGGGGTCAGGTCCTCCAGGTGCAGATGGATCCTCTTCCCAGGATCCACCTTAATGGTCCAGTTGCACCACAGAGGCGGGTTGGAGCAGAGGTAGTCTGGGGAGAAGAACTCGCCGCTGTAGCCTTGCAGCAGCTGGTGGCAGCTCCGCAGGGCAAAGAACGCACCACCCTCAGCTTCAGGGCCCTCTGAGGAGGAAACAGTGACAAACCCTTTACAGCTCTcaggtctttgtaaataaaaacacttttagtaTTGTCATACCAACTTTTTCTCAAAATATCTCTTAACATTTGTGTTACTTTACAACTCTCCAGTCAGTCAGTTTCATTTCAGCACACAAGAATCAgcttaagaaaaataaaaaacacatgcagggatgggtttaaaaaaaaaactagaaataATCATGGATAATTTCAAAGGAAAGAGCAACATTTTAcactgaggtaaaaaaaaaaacaccccatcCAATTGTGcctcaacattatttaaaaaaaaaactccacagaCTATAACAAGAATAACCACATGACTAACTATGATTTTAAAACCacacattgatttttttgttgttgttgctaatTATATCTTGTTTATTTAGACTGGAACAGGTAGGTCGCCCCCTGCTGTCCATTATAAAGTATGCATGTTTAAGGCACTTTGCATTGGTCTCTTTTCTGTTGCAAAAGGTTGAATCTAACTAGAATCAACAGAAAGGGAACTTAATGCATAACTTTTAAACGTTAACCAGGGGAAACATTGAACATCTACTCATGTTAACCTTATAAGTCAAAGCACAGATTCACTTGATTTCAAAGTGCAAGTGTTTGAATGAATGCTTGTAATATTTTTACAATAAAGCTCAATATAGTGAATATGTTCCCTGGATATTCAAAATCAGCCTCATCTGTCCTAAACTTGTCATTTAGGTTCTATCATCCTGACCCTGACTGTCAAAAAGACAAGAGGAGTCAcgtaaacatttaaataagacAAGGCACGACTCTCACCTGGAGACGTGTTGGCTTCACTGTTCAtctacaaacacaacaatgaaatcACAGAATTACTGTCAAACTATTTTTAGAACTCAACAACATCATCAATGCAAAGCTGGCTCATTTTGTTGTTCTGTAAATTCTTACCTGGGAATTACAGTGTTTCCAAAATATCAGCAGGAATATGAGCAGCTCAATTTTAAAGCCATAGTTTTTCCTTTGTTGCATTTTACTGCCAAAACGTTgtgtttttaagtattttaattaGGTTAAAGACCTTGAGTCCAGTTAATCCTCACAGCTTCAgataaactgtgtttttgttttctgtgtgagcAGCTGAACTTCATTAATGAACTG
This window of the Labrus mixtus chromosome 2, fLabMix1.1, whole genome shotgun sequence genome carries:
- the zgc:66455 gene encoding uncharacterized protein zgc:66455 isoform X2 — its product is MNSEANTSPEGPEAEGGAFFALRSCHQLLQGYSGEFFSPDYLCSNPPLWCNWTIKVDPGKRIHLHLEDLTPDDTCHLKQDQVHVDEPVGLIPGHKVLQKCWKEAKFTSFSNTLYVVLLIGGRPGSPYRGFTGRYQAFGPPVVYDPLQEFTLRNRKLEPSAGANEFEMNREHLELDSQDYSQRVNPDQIYDYDQYADTTPELPWEEKEQTDTEPLSFTQVDEHQQRALVNYSHIHPITAGPTVLTSTQESSRSGRGADSSDQSEPAESSQHNQISQPTRAPTTIQLNIETDSQQPEEAVVSEEENRKVVSLASDQPPPPSEGPEPEEPEPTHPHPNMVEQLSDHRGNYNSRNHSEIAHLPGDHLFEVAVEVHFQQDLEESSEKLSMSLQQPIKALVIKKLEALHSLLSVSFKRVKRISVGALCILWLQIRQRPGDLQLRRSVDSLHQLTTTSINIRGRAEMGVIMSMSIADVNECGTQLVMCDVNADCKNHFGTYECRCRSGFRDASRFGTGGSVCADVKEAGCSSGLSSETKVVYVLSFLLSCLILLLLAAAGTLYHRHHQGDFLVRCHSNISHHDPNNNNNNHHRHEGDPDLTPLPPPPPAWSFREGWPQLKECPPPVDLPLLRFSPLLQPDGYAEPQEGKKM
- the zgc:66455 gene encoding uncharacterized protein zgc:66455 isoform X1 → MNRFVTVSSSEGPEAEGGAFFALRSCHQLLQGYSGEFFSPDYLCSNPPLWCNWTIKVDPGKRIHLHLEDLTPDDTCHLKQDQVHVDEPVGLIPGHKVLQKCWKEAKFTSFSNTLYVVLLIGGRPGSPYRGFTGRYQAFGPPVVYDPLQEFTLRNRKLEPSAGANEFEMNREHLELDSQDYSQRVNPDQIYDYDQYADTTPELPWEEKEQTDTEPLSFTQVDEHQQRALVNYSHIHPITAGPTVLTSTQESSRSGRGADSSDQSEPAESSQHNQISQPTRAPTTIQLNIETDSQQPEEAVVSEEENRKVVSLASDQPPPPSEGPEPEEPEPTHPHPNMVEQLSDHRGNYNSRNHSEIAHLPGDHLFEVAVEVHFQQDLEESSEKLSMSLQQPIKALVIKKLEALHSLLSVSFKRVKRISVGALCILWLQIRQRPGDLQLRRSVDSLHQLTTTSINIRGRAEMGVIMSMSIADVNECGTQLVMCDVNADCKNHFGTYECRCRSGFRDASRFGTGGSVCADVKEAGCSSGLSSETKVVYVLSFLLSCLILLLLAAAGTLYHRHHQGDFLVRCHSNISHHDPNNNNNNHHRHEGDPDLTPLPPPPPAWSFREGWPQLKECPPPVDLPLLRFSPLLQPDGYAEPQEGKKM
- the zgc:66455 gene encoding uncharacterized protein zgc:66455 isoform X3, which encodes MNRFVTVSSSEGPEAEGGAFFALRSCHQLLQGYSGEFFSPDYLCSNPPLWCNWTIKVDPGKRIHLHLEDLTPDDTCHLKQDQVHVDEPVGLIPGHKVLQKCWKEAKFTSFSNTLYVVLLIGGRPGSPYRGFTGRYQAFGPPVVYDPLQEFTLRNRKLEPSAGANEFEMNREHLELDSQDYSQRVNPDQIYDYDQYADTTPELPWEEKEQTDTEPLSFTQVDEHQQRALVNYSHIHPITAGPTVLTSTQESSRSGRGADSSDQSEPAESSQHNQISQPTRAPTTIQLNIETDSQQPEEAVVSEEENRKVVSLASDQPPPPSEGPEPEEPEPTHPHPNMVEQLSDHRGNYNSRNHSEIAHLPGDHLFEVAVEVHFQQDLEESSEKLSMSLQQPIKALVIKKLEALHSLLSVSFKRVKRISVGALCILWLQIRQRPGDLQLRRSVDSLHQLTTTSINIRGRAEMGVIMSMSIADVNECGTQLVMCDVNADCKNHFGTYECRCRSGFRDASRFGTGGSVCADVKEAAASSCCCWRRPARSITVTTKGIFLSVATATSLIMTPTTTTTTITVMKVTLT